Within the Sander vitreus isolate 19-12246 unplaced genomic scaffold, sanVit1 ctg967_0, whole genome shotgun sequence genome, the region ACCGGATCTTTTTGGAGTCCTCAGACTCGTACAGGCTCTGCAGGGTCTCAAATTTAAAGTCCCCGAAGCCAACAAGTGCTTGTCCCTCCTGCCCGGGCTGGAGGGACTTCACCGTGCCTCCTCGAACGCCCGGTGGAACCTGACTGCTTCTGAAAAGTCAGGGTACGCCGAGGAGTAGCGGGTGAAAGCATCCTGTAAATTCACCAAGGGAGGTTAAAATTGTCATCAGATCATCCCTCTTTTAATTGCTTTGTATGAGTCAGACTGAAGTACTCCACCTTGTTGGCCATCAGCGGGGACTGAGACCCTGTCCTCTCTCGCTCCTTCTGGTGGGAGGCCACCAGGTTGACGCTGTAGCCCACGTCATTCTCCAGCAGCCAGTGGAAGGTCCTCCCCTGGTATTTCCCAAACTGGACCTTCCACCGGCTCAGGATGAGGGTGGCGTTTGCGGTGTCGCCACCCTCGGAGTTGACGTGGGCCCAGGCCTCCGCATCCACCTCCTCTGGCTTCTTGGCCCTGTAGGGGGCCTGGCTGCCAGGCGGCCGGGCCCGGGTGGCAAGGGCTTGGGCCTCGGCCGAAGCCTTCAGCAGAAGGGTCCCATTAGGGGCCCTTCTGAAAGTAGGATTCTCCatctacataaataaatgaacattaGCAGAATACTGCAGTAGatatttcaacataaaaagaaataaatagaaaatgacTGAGAAGAGGTACTTACAGTAAAGATGAAGATCTATAACACATAGGATAACAGTTAGCACACACTCATCACTATATTTACACTTGCACTATTATATTTAAGAGCAGCATGGCATGTGGTACTTACAGTAGAGATAGCTGTCTGAATCTATAACAAAGAGGATAACACAGCACACAGTCATCCCTATATTTACACT harbors:
- the LOC144515125 gene encoding uncharacterized protein LOC144515125 produces the protein MENPTFRRAPNGTLLLKASAEAQALATRARPPGSQAPYRAKKPEEVDAEAWAHVNSEGGDTANATLILSRWKVQFGKYQGRTFHWLLENDVGYSVNLVASHQKERERTGSQSPLMANKDAFTRYSSAYPDFSEAVRFHRAFEEAR